The Henckelia pumila isolate YLH828 chromosome 2, ASM3356847v2, whole genome shotgun sequence genome includes a window with the following:
- the LOC140880116 gene encoding glucosidase 2 subunit beta isoform X2, with translation MNGLVIQNVLRFGCIFVTLMMQGISRSASFSPQDSILGVAPEDENYYMGLSSRGTIKCKDGSKKFNKSQLNDDFCDCADGSDEPGTSACPNGKFFCKNTGHAPLFLYSSRVNDGICEHKERIDEAEEKERLQKEKEEKERRKAEDAEEKEFAVVEKVEDIESGDHDIHDEMGIVDQPPQNSGDDLESISEAEHNDHRMKDEHSSHTVEGDGDDSFQDTEQKLESSSFDDGKAVLDADNVKNNDAEDIESLSREELGRLVASRWTGEKNEQPSQELDGSLDKDPENHDEDKETSEEYNGYDSESDVQEYDDEDDGVEHIDEFEGGDHDVSSSSHIPESDDESSFSDITSTGSPSWLEKIQKTVRSIFKAVNLFQTPIDKSDAERIRKEYDESSAKLSKLQSRISSLTQKLKQDFGPEKEFHSFYGQCFDINQNKYVYKICPFKQATQVEGHSTSRLGSWEKFDDSYRIMLFSNGDKCWNGPDRSLKVKLRCGLKNEVTDIDEPSRCEYLALLSTPALCLDDKLKELQEKLESLKREPVEVHDEL, from the exons ATGAATGGACTTGTAATACAAAATGTATTAAGATTTGGTTGCATTTTTGTAACATTGATGATGCAAGGAATAAGCAGATCGGCATCCTTTTCCCCCCAGGACTCGATTTTGGGGGTTGCTCCTGAAG ATGAGAATTATTACATGGGCTTATCATCACGAGGAACGATCAAGTGTAAAGATGGATCAAAGAAATTTAACAAGTCCCAGCTCAACGACGACTTCTGTGACTGCGCTGATGGCTCCGATGAACCAG GAACATCAGCTTGTCCCAATGGGAAGTTCTTTTGCAAGAACACTGGGCACGCTCCACTCTTTTTGTACTCTTCTAGGGTCAATGATGGTATATGTG aacacAAGGAACGGATTGACGAGGCAGAGGAAAAAGAGCGTCTGcagaaagaaaaagaagaaaaggaaagaagaaaagCTGAAGATGCTGAAGAGAAGGAATTTGCAGTTGTTGAGAAAGTTGAAGACATTGAATCTGGGGATCACGATATCCATGATGAGATGGGCATAGTTGATCAGCCGCCTCAG AATTCTGGAGACGACCTTGAATCCATCAGTGAAGCAGAACACAACGATCATAGGATGAAGGATGAACATTCAAGCCATACAGTAGAAGGGGATGGAGATGATTCTTTCCAG GACACGGAACAGAAGTTGGAAAGCTCCTCATTTGATGATGGCAAAGCTGTTCTTGATGCTGACAATGTG AAGAATAATGATGCTGAAGATATTGAGTCGCTATCACGGGAAGAGCTAGGGCGTCTTGTCGCTTCCCGGTGGACAGGGGAGAAAAATGAACAACCATCGCAGGAGCTTGATGGCTCTCTAGATAAGGATCCGGAAAATCATGATGAGGATAAAGAAACCAGTGAGGAATACAATGGCTATGACTCAGAGAGTGATGTGCAGGAGTATGATGATGAGGATGACGGTGTAGAACATATTGACGAATTTGAGGGTGGTGATCATGATGTTTCAAGTTCTTCACACATACCTGAGTCAGATGATGAATCAAGCTTTTCAG ACATAACTAGCACTGGTAGCCCATCTTGGTTGGAGAAGATACAAAAAACAGTAAGGAGCATCTTTAAGGCCGTCAATTTATTCCAAACTCCTATTGATAAATCAG ATGCTGAACGTATTCGCAAGGAGTATGATGAATCCAGTGCCAAATTGTCCAAACTGCAGTCAAGGATATCAAGTTTGACACAGAAGCTGAAACAAGATTTTG GGCCGGAGAAGGAATTCCATTCATTTTATGGTCAATGTTTTGACATCAATCAGAACAA GTATGTTTACAAAATCTGTCCGTTTAAACAAGCTACACAAGTCGAAGGTCATAGTACATCTCGTTTGGG GAGCTGGGAGAAATTTGATGACTCCTATAGAATAATGCTATTTTCAAATGGAGACAAGTGCTGGAATGGCCCAGATAGGAGTTTAAAG GTCAAGTTAAGATGTGGTTTGAAAAATGAAGTTACGGATATAGATGAACCAAGCCGTTGCGA ATACTTGGCGCTGTTATCCACCCCGGCTTTATGTCTAGACGACAAACTTAAG GAACTGCAAGAGAAATTAGAGTCACTGAAGAGAGAACCAGTCGAGGTGCACGACGAGCTATGA
- the LOC140880116 gene encoding glucosidase 2 subunit beta isoform X1 — protein sequence MNGLVIQNVLRFGCIFVTLMMQGISRSASFSPQDSILGVAPEDENYYMGLSSRGTIKCKDGSKKFNKSQLNDDFCDCADGSDEPGTSACPNGKFFCKNTGHAPLFLYSSRVNDGICDCCDGSDEYNSKIKCSNTCWEAGKVARDRLKKKITTYKEGVTIRKRDIEQAKLAIAKDEAELSKLKNEEKVLSGLVQELKEHKERIDEAEEKERLQKEKEEKERRKAEDAEEKEFAVVEKVEDIESGDHDIHDEMGIVDQPPQNSGDDLESISEAEHNDHRMKDEHSSHTVEGDGDDSFQDTEQKLESSSFDDGKAVLDADNVKNNDAEDIESLSREELGRLVASRWTGEKNEQPSQELDGSLDKDPENHDEDKETSEEYNGYDSESDVQEYDDEDDGVEHIDEFEGGDHDVSSSSHIPESDDESSFSDITSTGSPSWLEKIQKTVRSIFKAVNLFQTPIDKSDAERIRKEYDESSAKLSKLQSRISSLTQKLKQDFGPEKEFHSFYGQCFDINQNKYVYKICPFKQATQVEGHSTSRLGSWEKFDDSYRIMLFSNGDKCWNGPDRSLKVKLRCGLKNEVTDIDEPSRCEYLALLSTPALCLDDKLKELQEKLESLKREPVEVHDEL from the exons ATGAATGGACTTGTAATACAAAATGTATTAAGATTTGGTTGCATTTTTGTAACATTGATGATGCAAGGAATAAGCAGATCGGCATCCTTTTCCCCCCAGGACTCGATTTTGGGGGTTGCTCCTGAAG ATGAGAATTATTACATGGGCTTATCATCACGAGGAACGATCAAGTGTAAAGATGGATCAAAGAAATTTAACAAGTCCCAGCTCAACGACGACTTCTGTGACTGCGCTGATGGCTCCGATGAACCAG GAACATCAGCTTGTCCCAATGGGAAGTTCTTTTGCAAGAACACTGGGCACGCTCCACTCTTTTTGTACTCTTCTAGGGTCAATGATGGTATATGTG ATTGTTGTGATGGGAGTGATGAGTATAATAGCAAAATCAAATGTTCAAATACCTGTTGGGAAGCTGGCAAAGTTGCAAGAGACAGGTTGAAAAAAAAGATCACCACATATAAGGAAGGTGTCACCATACGCAAGCGAGACATTGAGCAAGCAAAACTAGCCATAGCCAAAGATGAGGCAGAATTATCCAAGCTAAAAAATGAGGAGAAAGTGCTAAGTGGATTGGTTCAAGAACTTAAGG aacacAAGGAACGGATTGACGAGGCAGAGGAAAAAGAGCGTCTGcagaaagaaaaagaagaaaaggaaagaagaaaagCTGAAGATGCTGAAGAGAAGGAATTTGCAGTTGTTGAGAAAGTTGAAGACATTGAATCTGGGGATCACGATATCCATGATGAGATGGGCATAGTTGATCAGCCGCCTCAG AATTCTGGAGACGACCTTGAATCCATCAGTGAAGCAGAACACAACGATCATAGGATGAAGGATGAACATTCAAGCCATACAGTAGAAGGGGATGGAGATGATTCTTTCCAG GACACGGAACAGAAGTTGGAAAGCTCCTCATTTGATGATGGCAAAGCTGTTCTTGATGCTGACAATGTG AAGAATAATGATGCTGAAGATATTGAGTCGCTATCACGGGAAGAGCTAGGGCGTCTTGTCGCTTCCCGGTGGACAGGGGAGAAAAATGAACAACCATCGCAGGAGCTTGATGGCTCTCTAGATAAGGATCCGGAAAATCATGATGAGGATAAAGAAACCAGTGAGGAATACAATGGCTATGACTCAGAGAGTGATGTGCAGGAGTATGATGATGAGGATGACGGTGTAGAACATATTGACGAATTTGAGGGTGGTGATCATGATGTTTCAAGTTCTTCACACATACCTGAGTCAGATGATGAATCAAGCTTTTCAG ACATAACTAGCACTGGTAGCCCATCTTGGTTGGAGAAGATACAAAAAACAGTAAGGAGCATCTTTAAGGCCGTCAATTTATTCCAAACTCCTATTGATAAATCAG ATGCTGAACGTATTCGCAAGGAGTATGATGAATCCAGTGCCAAATTGTCCAAACTGCAGTCAAGGATATCAAGTTTGACACAGAAGCTGAAACAAGATTTTG GGCCGGAGAAGGAATTCCATTCATTTTATGGTCAATGTTTTGACATCAATCAGAACAA GTATGTTTACAAAATCTGTCCGTTTAAACAAGCTACACAAGTCGAAGGTCATAGTACATCTCGTTTGGG GAGCTGGGAGAAATTTGATGACTCCTATAGAATAATGCTATTTTCAAATGGAGACAAGTGCTGGAATGGCCCAGATAGGAGTTTAAAG GTCAAGTTAAGATGTGGTTTGAAAAATGAAGTTACGGATATAGATGAACCAAGCCGTTGCGA ATACTTGGCGCTGTTATCCACCCCGGCTTTATGTCTAGACGACAAACTTAAG GAACTGCAAGAGAAATTAGAGTCACTGAAGAGAGAACCAGTCGAGGTGCACGACGAGCTATGA